From the genome of Spodoptera frugiperda isolate SF20-4 chromosome 7, AGI-APGP_CSIRO_Sfru_2.0, whole genome shotgun sequence:
atatatcgagttaaaataaatattgaacgAACAAAGACGCAGTGTAGTGTTTGATTTGAAACAAGTGTGAAGTGAGTTGGTTGAATTGAGGCGCGTCAGTATTGAGTAACGATGGTCCGTAGTAGGCGGTGCGTCGGTGTGCGTGGCTCGCATGTGCGGAGGGCGGGTTCCGGCGAGGTCGGACGGTTGTTTGTGCGTgggggcgcggcgggggcgcgggggcgcgcggCGGCCACGTGCGCGGGTCGATGGTGCCGCGCGTGCGCCCCGCGCGCCGTCTGTCAAACGTCACCGGCACCACACTGGTGCCGGACCACGCACCGCGCGTACCTCACCTTATCTAATATCGGTAATTGATCACACATCGATTTCTCATGCCACTCCACAACACCCCGACTATGTCGCGACAGATTGCCGTAAACAACCGAACTTAACTGTCTGCgttatgtaatttgttttggaattagGGCGTTGGATTAGCTTCGCTTGAAATTAGGTTACCATTAATTTATAACCAATTGACCGGGCGAGTTTGGCGACTCATACCTTAAacaaatactaaacaaaatccttttaattaaagttgttggttgtattttagtttaatgttGAAAAGTGTTTATTATAGTAATACGTTCGGTTTAAACAAAATTTGTTGACGAAGTGTGCGTCGTTTACAGAAAACCGGAGCTCGTCTAAAGATATTCTCGAACCCCGCGCCCCAGAGCACGGAGCGAGTGGTGCAGCTGGTGGGCAAACCTGAAGCTGTCGCCGCCGGGATCAAGGAGGTGCTCGACCTCATTAGACAGGTGGatattgactttttaattattatacagtGATTGCTGTCAAAATCAATAAGCctctagaaatatttgttttgtacgacgacctaatttttttgtctgtctggtaatcataacttataattatatcgCGTATAATTATCGCGGTTTGTGGTTAGAAATAATGAGTGTCATCTTCGATATTTTATGTTGAGTATAAAATTGCAGGTCCCCGTCAAAGGTGCCGTACAAAATTACGACCCTCACAATTACGATGACTTCTACGCGGATGAATACGGAGGTTTCGGTAGCGGACAGGGAGGAGGTGGTGGCGGGCCCCGTGGAGGGCCTCGCGGTCCCCCTCGGGGGCCCCCGCGCGGCATGCCCCCCATGGGACCCGCAGGCCGGGGGCCAGCGCCACGAGGACCACCACTAGGTCGCAATGGACCTCCTGGCGGACCTAGAGCTGCATTCAACGATTTTGGTGGACCCGGACCTAGAGCCAGCTTCAGTGGGCCACCGCGCGGCGCCttcggtggcggcggcggcggcggtggggGCAGCAGTGGAGGTGGCGGCGGCTTCGGGGGAGGAAACTTCGGCGGCGGCCGCGGGGGCGGAGTCTCCGCCAACTTCAGCAACAACGGCGGCAGCCAACAAGACACCACCACACAAGTCACTATTCCCAAAGATGTAAGTATCACACTTTTAATACTTCATTTCACTATATCTATAAACTTGACGATTTATGTATAACATTATGTAGTACATTATAAGTGGGTCGAACACAAAATGTGATAGATTGATTTCCGTTCCAGTTGGCTGGCGCGATAATAGGCAAGGCTGGCTCGCGCATACGTAAGATCCGCGCGGAGAGCGGCGCGGGCATCGAGATCGCGGAGCCACTGCCCGGCTCCAGCGACCGCATCATCACCATCACGGGCACGCCGCAGCGCATACAGATGGCACAGTACCTGCTGCAACAGAGGTCAGTGACTGCCCTGTCTACATCCCTCGCCGTCCCCTCCCTTCATGTCTGTACTTCAGTGAACACAACCGACTGAATCGACTTCTTGATCACTGAGATTACAAGAtgaattaacattaatattttgcaattttagTACAAGCCCAACATTTCATCATGTTTTCTCAATATTGTGTGTCATATATCAGTTGATTGACAAGCATGTCGGCATTAATTCCAATAACTATCTATCTGCCATACTGTATCATTGCTAATATTGCGAAACGAGCTGATGTGCTGTTAACATTTAATTTGGCTGAAGCAAGCATttactataagttcaatatTATTACTAACACAATATTGTTTTGACGATAGAAtgtttgaagagttccctgagTTGGCACCAAACCAAACTAAGATTAAGTAGAAATTGTTGAACGGATTTGACTGTGTGACGTGGATGTTGTGACGCTCAGGTAAAGTGCACACACTTGTTAGTAGCGGGAGCGTAGACATTTCGAGAGTGTTCACATAATGTACCTACCATTCCTGTAATACCTTTACATTCTTATCCTCtattttagatttaagtattCACTTTTGAAATATCACTCATCACAGCTGTATGTTTCTAACTCATTTAATATCTCATTGTGACTAACTTCTTTGGTGATTAACATTTCTAGGTTCATCAACTAATGGGCTTCAGCCACAGGCCACACGTTGTTTGGAAGACTAgtgattttgttgttttgatttGGGTAACAAGAAATCACTAATCTCCCTACAAAGTACGGCTCACCCTTCGGATCAAGATAATCTTCTGTGTTGCTCCTGTACTCTGTAATACTAACATTGTCTATTTTCTTGTGTGCTTTTatgtgtat
Proteins encoded in this window:
- the LOC118265855 gene encoding heterogeneous nuclear ribonucleoprotein K isoform X1; the encoded protein is MKRDGYGDEGGPMQKRQRNTDDEVTFLIPSKVAGSIIGKGGANISKLRNQYKASITVPDCPGPERVLSITAPDVDTILEIVKEILPCLADGGGVKNNVEDLDIRLLIHQSRAGCVIGKAGAKIKELREKTGARLKIFSNPAPQSTERVVQLVGKPEAVAAGIKEVLDLIRQVPVKGAVQNYDPHNYDDFYADEYGGFGSGQGGGGGGPRGGPRGPPRGPPRGMPPMGPAGRGPAPRGPPLGRNGPPGGPRAAFNDFGGPGPRASFSGPPRGAFGGGGGGGGGSSGGGGGFGGGNFGGGRGGGVSANFSNNGGSQQDTTTQVTIPKDLAGAIIGKAGSRIRKIRAESGAGIEIAEPLPGSSDRIITITGTPQRIQMAQYLLQQRMFEEFPELAPNQTKIK
- the LOC118265855 gene encoding heterogeneous nuclear ribonucleoprotein K isoform X2, whose protein sequence is MKRDGYGDEGGPMQKRQRNTDDEVTFLIPSKVAGSIIGKGGANISKLRNQYKASITVPDCPGPERVLSITAPDVDTILEIVKEILPCLADGGGVKNNVEDLDIRLLIHQSRAGCVIGKAGAKIKELREKTGARLKIFSNPAPQSTERVVQLVGKPEAVAAGIKEVLDLIRQVPVKGAVQNYDPHNYDDFYADEYGGFGSGQGGGGGGPRGGPRGPPRGPPRGMPPMGPAGRGPAPRGPPLGRNGPPGGPRAAFNDFGGPGPRASFSGPPRGAFGGGGGGGGGSSGGGGGFGGGNFGGGRGGGVSANFSNNGGSQQDTTTQVTIPKDLAGAIIGKAGSRIRKIRAESGAGIEIAEPLPGSSDRIITITGTPQRIQMAQYLLQQSVHESNPNLGGGRGNF